In Calderihabitans maritimus, the following are encoded in one genomic region:
- the yabP gene encoding sporulation protein YabP — translation MSEEKQLLSLADRRHLKINGVLHVASFDDQEVILETNLGVLIIKGEGLNINQFNLEQGKLEIDGMIRLMEYKEGEGVKDLKDKRKGLLERLLR, via the coding sequence TTGAGCGAAGAAAAGCAACTGCTAAGCCTGGCGGACCGCAGGCATTTAAAAATCAATGGGGTGCTTCACGTGGCGAGTTTTGATGATCAGGAAGTAATTTTGGAAACAAACCTTGGCGTTTTGATTATAAAAGGAGAAGGACTGAACATAAATCAGTTCAACCTGGAACAGGGTAAGTTGGAAATTGATGGCATGATACGCTTGATGGAGTATAAAGAAGGGGAAGGGGTTAAAGACCTGAAAGATAAGCGAAAAGGCTTATTGGAACGCTTGTTAAGGTAG
- a CDS encoding SpoIID/LytB domain-containing protein — protein sequence MNSGKRYMVLALVLMFILVMMSGCPGPARKPGQQEPDRPDVVPGPEELKQEEPVISLYDKDTGKTTRIKMEKYIQGVVAAEMDPTWPVEALAAQAILARTFTLKKIEEGGVKKRNADASTDEEEFQAYAPEKINDRVQRAVERTRGLVVTYKGKYINGWFHADGGGRTAASALEGLAYKKEPTPYIKSVKDPGFAITAPENKSWTVQFPLNMVRNIIREKIGQDPGVIRTARIIKKGPSGRAMTIRLGNATVSGPALRIALGKDKMRSTLIERLEIRGNNLVIHGRGYGHGVGMSQWGARALAEKGKNAQEIINYFFKGVEIKKVWK from the coding sequence ATGAACTCAGGAAAAAGGTATATGGTGCTAGCTTTAGTTCTAATGTTTATCTTAGTAATGATGAGCGGTTGTCCGGGGCCGGCCCGTAAGCCGGGACAACAGGAACCGGATAGACCTGATGTGGTACCTGGTCCGGAGGAATTAAAGCAAGAAGAGCCGGTTATTTCCTTATATGATAAAGATACAGGAAAGACTACACGGATAAAAATGGAAAAATATATCCAAGGAGTAGTAGCAGCAGAAATGGATCCTACCTGGCCGGTTGAAGCGTTAGCTGCCCAAGCCATTCTGGCGCGAACTTTTACTTTAAAGAAAATTGAGGAAGGCGGGGTTAAAAAACGTAACGCTGATGCTTCTACCGATGAGGAAGAATTTCAGGCATATGCTCCGGAAAAGATTAACGATAGAGTTCAGAGAGCGGTCGAACGCACTCGGGGATTAGTGGTAACCTATAAAGGAAAATATATTAACGGTTGGTTCCATGCCGATGGTGGCGGCAGAACGGCTGCTTCCGCTTTAGAAGGTTTAGCATACAAGAAGGAACCGACGCCTTACATTAAGAGCGTAAAAGATCCCGGTTTTGCCATTACTGCTCCGGAAAACAAATCCTGGACAGTTCAATTTCCTCTCAACATGGTACGAAATATTATACGGGAGAAAATAGGACAGGACCCGGGTGTGATAAGGACGGCTCGAATTATTAAGAAGGGACCTTCAGGTAGGGCTATGACTATAAGACTGGGAAACGCTACAGTCAGCGGTCCTGCTCTGAGAATAGCACTGGGTAAGGATAAAATGCGATCCACTTTGATAGAACGTTTGGAGATAAGGGGGAACAACCTGGTAATTCACGGTCGTGGTTATGGCCACGGAGTGGGAATGAGTCAGTGGGGGGCAAGAGCTTTGGCTGAAAAAGGGAAAAATGCACAAGAAATAATCAATTACTTCTTTAAAGGAGTGGAAATCAAGAAGGTTTGGAAATAG